In one uncultured Devosia sp. genomic region, the following are encoded:
- a CDS encoding leucyl aminopeptidase, whose product MSQPISIRTAPLDGALAATTVIYVAEDAAPAGAGASVWTATGLDWAETAGVGSFKGKQGQALDVLTAGGKRLIVLGSGKADAEIPGNAWTDRGGSLLAKLSAARSDAVSIIVDEPGASPAAIGELAAGLRLRHYKFDKYKSAKPEDAPRALEVTLHLADPAAADAAIADRGATVDGTLLARDLINEPANVLGPVEFATRAAELVKLGVDVEILEPEALENLGMGSLLCVAQGSDRPARLVVMQWRGGNPGDAPLAFVGKGVVFDTGGISIKPAGSMEDMKGDMGGAAAVTGLIHALATRKAPVNVVGVIGLVENMPSGSAVRPGDIVKAMSGTTIEVINTDAEGRLVLADALWYTQDRFKPKFMINLATLTGAIIVALGHEHAGLFSNNDELAARLLNAGLSANEKLWRMPLAPAYDKLIESKFADIRNSVGRPAGSITAAQFLQRFVNNTPWAHLDIAGTAFGAPGNEINTSWAPGFGVALLDRLVRDYYEKQ is encoded by the coding sequence ATGTCCCAGCCCATTTCCATCCGCACCGCTCCGCTCGACGGGGCTCTCGCAGCCACGACCGTGATCTATGTCGCCGAAGATGCCGCGCCCGCTGGCGCTGGCGCTTCGGTCTGGACCGCGACAGGTCTTGATTGGGCAGAAACTGCCGGGGTGGGGAGCTTCAAGGGCAAGCAAGGCCAGGCGCTCGACGTGCTGACGGCGGGCGGCAAGCGCCTGATCGTACTCGGCAGCGGCAAGGCCGACGCCGAAATCCCGGGCAATGCCTGGACCGATCGTGGCGGCTCGTTGCTGGCAAAACTCTCTGCAGCGCGCTCTGACGCCGTCTCCATCATCGTCGACGAGCCCGGCGCCAGCCCTGCCGCCATCGGCGAACTGGCCGCCGGCCTGCGCCTGCGTCATTACAAGTTCGACAAATACAAGTCCGCCAAACCCGAGGATGCGCCCAGGGCACTTGAGGTCACCCTCCACCTTGCCGATCCGGCTGCGGCCGATGCCGCCATTGCCGATCGTGGCGCGACCGTTGATGGCACATTGCTGGCGCGCGACCTGATCAACGAGCCCGCAAATGTGCTCGGCCCGGTGGAATTTGCCACCCGCGCTGCCGAACTGGTCAAGCTCGGCGTCGATGTCGAAATCCTTGAGCCCGAAGCGCTCGAAAACCTCGGCATGGGCTCGCTGCTCTGCGTTGCCCAGGGTTCGGATCGTCCGGCGCGCCTCGTCGTCATGCAATGGCGTGGCGGCAATCCCGGCGATGCGCCGCTGGCCTTCGTCGGCAAGGGCGTGGTCTTCGATACCGGCGGCATTTCCATCAAGCCAGCCGGCTCCATGGAAGACATGAAGGGCGACATGGGCGGTGCTGCCGCCGTCACTGGACTGATCCATGCTCTTGCCACCCGCAAGGCCCCGGTCAATGTGGTCGGCGTCATTGGTCTTGTCGAAAACATGCCCTCGGGCAGCGCGGTACGCCCCGGCGATATCGTCAAGGCCATGAGCGGTACCACGATCGAAGTGATCAATACCGATGCCGAAGGACGTCTCGTCCTGGCCGATGCGCTCTGGTACACGCAGGACCGCTTCAAGCCGAAATTCATGATCAACCTGGCGACGCTGACTGGCGCCATCATCGTTGCGCTCGGCCACGAACATGCCGGCCTGTTCTCCAACAATGATGAACTGGCCGCGCGTCTGCTCAATGCCGGCCTCTCGGCCAACGAAAAACTCTGGCGCATGCCGCTGGCGCCCGCCTATGACAAGCTGATCGAATCCAAGTTCGCCGACATCCGCAATTCGGTCGGCCGCCCCGCCGGCTCGATCACTGCCGCCCAGTTCCTGCAGCGCTTCGTCAACAACACGCCCTGGGCCCATCTCGACATAGCCGGCACGGCCTTCGGTGCTCCGGGCAACGAGATCAACACCTCCTGGGCCCCCGGCTTTGGCGTGGCGTTGTTGGATCGGCTCGTTCGCGACTACTACGAGAAGCAGTAG
- a CDS encoding LptF/LptG family permease translates to MRKLTAYLSRLFVTDALILLGVLCLLLWLVNCLRSFEVISVKGQNVLVLALQALLTMPPLVISFFYICIGIGLARAFQALQANKELHIIHTSYGLGSLWRATGVVAGAGVLVMLLLANFIEPYAIRRLNLLNASVAADLVSSTLRPGRFTQVTPGVVILIGGREGDGEIQQFFADDRRNPDSRQTYIAESARVAADGEGYVIELRNGTLQYRQSDGRFSEVSFDSYDVGVAQLSQSIGSIDPMLEKDSVTLASEAMAKGEWDAYTVLLLSNRMAEGLRIIGMAMMVLAIMGFPSGKRTRFAMPMEVVVMLIAFGERSLSAYSPIGTAAGALVLIAVAGITLLIRTRPRAVRAMEVPL, encoded by the coding sequence ATGAGAAAGCTGACCGCCTATCTTTCCCGCCTGTTCGTCACGGACGCGCTGATCCTGCTCGGCGTGCTGTGCCTGCTGCTGTGGCTGGTCAATTGTCTGCGGTCATTCGAGGTGATTTCCGTTAAAGGCCAGAATGTGCTGGTGCTGGCGCTGCAGGCGCTGCTGACCATGCCGCCGCTTGTGATCTCCTTCTTTTATATCTGCATCGGCATTGGTCTCGCGCGCGCCTTCCAGGCGCTGCAGGCCAACAAGGAATTGCATATCATCCACACCAGCTATGGCCTGGGCTCGCTGTGGCGGGCGACGGGCGTGGTGGCCGGCGCGGGCGTGCTGGTCATGCTGCTGCTGGCCAATTTCATCGAGCCTTATGCCATCCGCCGGCTGAATCTGCTCAATGCCAGCGTGGCCGCCGATCTGGTCAGCTCCACGCTCCGCCCGGGACGTTTTACCCAAGTGACGCCGGGCGTCGTGATCCTGATCGGCGGACGCGAGGGCGATGGCGAAATCCAGCAGTTTTTCGCCGACGACCGGCGCAATCCCGACAGCCGGCAGACCTATATCGCCGAATCCGCCCGCGTGGCAGCCGATGGCGAAGGCTATGTGATCGAGTTGCGCAATGGCACGCTGCAATATCGCCAGTCGGATGGTCGATTCTCGGAAGTGTCCTTCGACAGCTATGACGTTGGCGTTGCCCAGTTGTCGCAGTCCATTGGCTCGATCGACCCGATGCTGGAGAAGGACAGCGTGACACTGGCCAGCGAGGCCATGGCAAAGGGCGAGTGGGACGCCTACACGGTCCTGCTGCTGTCCAACCGCATGGCGGAAGGCCTGCGGATCATCGGCATGGCCATGATGGTGCTGGCCATCATGGGCTTCCCGAGCGGCAAGCGGACGCGGTTCGCCATGCCGATGGAAGTGGTGGTAATGCTGATCGCCTTTGGAGAGCGAAGCCTCAGCGCCTATAGCCCGATCGGCACGGCAGCCGGTGCGCTTGTCCTGATCGCTGTAGCGGGCATCACTCTGTTGATCCGGACGCGGCCACGGGCGGTGCGGGCGATGGAGGTGCCGCTGTGA